The proteins below are encoded in one region of Paraburkholderia phenazinium:
- the urtE gene encoding urea ABC transporter ATP-binding subunit UrtE has protein sequence MLAIQNLNVFYGESHILHDLSFELMSGETIAVMGRNGMGKTTLLKSLIGMIPSRSGEINLGGRNLAGTKSYERVAAGFGYVPQGRMIFPYLSVEENILTGMDRVRKPKIPEYIYESFPVLWEMRARRGGNLSGGQQQQLAIARALVSEPKVLILDEPTEGIQPSIIKDIARALNRLKKERNFALIVSEQVLNFTLEIADRFLIIEKGRFVHSDRRENVDAERIMRYLTI, from the coding sequence ATGCTCGCGATCCAGAATCTCAACGTGTTCTACGGCGAAAGCCATATTCTTCACGACCTCAGTTTCGAGCTGATGTCCGGCGAAACCATTGCTGTGATGGGCCGCAACGGCATGGGCAAGACCACCCTGCTGAAGTCGCTGATCGGTATGATCCCTTCGCGCAGCGGCGAAATCAACCTGGGCGGACGCAATCTGGCAGGAACGAAAAGTTACGAGCGGGTTGCCGCGGGCTTCGGGTATGTGCCGCAAGGCCGGATGATCTTTCCGTACCTAAGCGTGGAAGAAAATATCCTCACCGGCATGGACCGGGTCCGTAAGCCGAAGATTCCAGAGTACATCTATGAGTCGTTCCCCGTGCTTTGGGAAATGCGCGCCCGGCGCGGCGGCAATCTCTCCGGCGGCCAGCAACAGCAGCTTGCGATCGCCCGCGCCCTCGTTTCCGAGCCCAAAGTGCTGATTCTCGACGAGCCCACAGAAGGCATCCAGCCGTCGATCATCAAGGACATCGCCCGCGCGCTCAATCGCCTGAAGAAGGAACGCAATTTCGCCTTGATCGTCTCCGAGCAGGTGCTGAACTTCACGCTCGAGATTGCTGATCGCTTTCTCATCATCGAGAAGGGTCGCTTCGTGCACAGCGACCGGCGTGAGAACGTCGACGCAGAACGGATCATGCGCTATCTGACCATCTGA
- the urtD gene encoding urea ABC transporter ATP-binding protein UrtD, with the protein MTQMILSVENLTVSFDGFKAVDDLNFYVEENELHVVIGPNGAGKTTLLDMICGKTKPTYGTIAFKGLNLERMLEYQITRAGVGRKFQNPLVYEDLTVAENLEISYPKKRDVIGCLFFHRDETVRDEIDRIAHMIFLADQLDRKAAQLSHGQKQWLEIGMLLMQNPELLLLDEPVAGMSAKEREQTGALLREIAKGRSVVVIEHDMEFVKSVAHKVTVLHQGKKLAEGTMDQVQNDPRVIEVYLGH; encoded by the coding sequence ATGACCCAGATGATTCTTTCGGTCGAGAACCTGACGGTGTCGTTCGACGGCTTCAAGGCGGTCGACGATCTCAACTTCTACGTCGAAGAAAACGAACTGCACGTCGTGATCGGCCCCAACGGCGCCGGCAAGACCACGCTGCTCGACATGATCTGCGGCAAGACGAAACCGACCTACGGAACGATCGCCTTCAAAGGTTTGAACCTCGAGCGCATGCTCGAATATCAAATCACCCGTGCGGGTGTAGGTCGCAAATTCCAGAATCCGCTCGTCTACGAAGATCTGACCGTGGCCGAGAATCTGGAAATCTCTTACCCGAAGAAGCGCGACGTGATCGGCTGTCTGTTCTTTCACCGTGATGAGACCGTGCGCGATGAAATCGACCGCATCGCGCACATGATCTTCCTCGCCGACCAGCTCGACCGCAAGGCCGCGCAGTTATCCCACGGCCAGAAGCAATGGCTCGAAATCGGCATGCTGCTGATGCAGAACCCAGAACTGCTGCTGCTCGACGAGCCCGTTGCCGGCATGAGCGCGAAGGAGCGCGAGCAAACGGGCGCGCTGCTGCGCGAGATTGCCAAGGGACGCTCGGTGGTGGTTATCGAACACGACATGGAATTCGTGAAATCGGTCGCTCACAAGGTGACGGTTCTGCACCAGGGCAAGAAGCTTGCCGAAGGCACGATGGACCAGGTGCAAAACGACCCCCGTGTGATTGAAGTCTATCTGGGACATTGA
- the urtC gene encoding urea ABC transporter permease subunit UrtC: protein MKDLPISSPRTSNPPAAALSPGLRATLLLERYSVVILALLLLVAIPAVSGSFRLGLFAKYLSFAFCAAGLVLTWGYGGILSLGQGIFFGLGSYMMAMYMKLEATSADPAAAVFGNGGPPVPDFMTWNSIDKLPWWWAPFEHAWFALPAIVILPTLLAFILAYANFRKRVGGVYFSIVTLALASIMSIVIIGQQGYTGGINGITNLPTFMGYSVQSDTAVYLLYYVSACLLLAAILAGRFILKSRLGKVLIAIRDREDRIRFSGYDPALFKGFIFAVAALFSAIGGAMFTLQVGFASPSVCGIVPSIEMVIYAAVGGRLSLVGAVYGAILVGAAKSFLSENFVGFWLYLIGGLFIFVPMFLPKGLAGVIEWLRERQGAAQ, encoded by the coding sequence ATGAAAGACCTTCCGATTTCATCGCCGCGCACATCGAATCCGCCGGCAGCGGCACTCAGCCCCGGTTTGCGTGCGACGCTGCTGCTCGAACGCTATTCCGTCGTGATTCTCGCGCTGCTCCTGCTGGTTGCCATTCCTGCGGTGTCCGGCTCCTTCCGCCTCGGCCTGTTCGCGAAGTATCTGAGCTTCGCGTTCTGCGCAGCCGGGCTCGTGCTCACCTGGGGTTACGGCGGCATTCTGAGTCTGGGACAAGGCATTTTCTTCGGTCTCGGCAGCTACATGATGGCGATGTACATGAAGCTCGAGGCAACCTCAGCCGATCCTGCCGCCGCAGTCTTCGGCAACGGTGGACCGCCCGTGCCTGACTTCATGACGTGGAACAGCATCGACAAGCTGCCCTGGTGGTGGGCGCCCTTTGAGCACGCGTGGTTTGCCCTGCCCGCCATCGTGATCCTGCCGACGCTGCTCGCCTTTATCCTCGCATACGCGAACTTCCGCAAGCGAGTGGGCGGCGTGTACTTTTCGATCGTGACGCTCGCGCTGGCGTCGATCATGTCGATCGTGATCATCGGTCAACAGGGTTACACCGGCGGCATCAACGGCATCACGAATCTGCCCACCTTCATGGGTTACAGCGTGCAAAGCGACACTGCTGTCTACCTGCTCTACTACGTGAGCGCATGCCTGTTGCTGGCGGCGATCCTCGCCGGCCGCTTTATTCTGAAGAGCCGTCTCGGCAAGGTACTGATCGCAATTCGCGACCGTGAGGACCGCATCCGTTTCTCGGGCTACGACCCCGCCCTATTCAAGGGCTTCATCTTCGCCGTGGCAGCGTTGTTCTCGGCCATCGGCGGCGCGATGTTCACGCTGCAGGTCGGCTTCGCCTCACCGTCGGTGTGCGGCATCGTGCCTTCGATCGAGATGGTGATCTACGCGGCGGTGGGCGGACGATTGTCGCTGGTGGGCGCAGTATATGGCGCGATCCTGGTCGGCGCGGCCAAGAGCTTTCTCTCCGAAAACTTTGTTGGCTTCTGGCTGTACCTGATCGGCGGCCTCTTTATCTTCGTGCCGATGTTCCTGCCCAAGGGGCTCGCCGGTGTCATCGAATGGCTGCGCGAACGTCAGGGAGCCGCCCAATGA
- the urtB gene encoding urea ABC transporter permease subunit UrtB — protein sequence MTLDTFLTQVFNGLSLFTVLALMAIGLAIVFGLMGVINMAHGELMALGAYMTYLTSIVFARYLPSLMGAYFLVGIVVAFVVTGAVGFVLERAMIRFLYHRPLDTMLATWGLSLVLQQLYRQVFGPIDVSVPTVTWLQGAWNPTPGMAIPLSRIFIIGLTLAVALAVYLFLFRSRWGLRIRSVMQNRAMAGAAGINTERVDAVTFAVGCGLAGIAGSALTMLASTGPVTGQQYIVDTFIVVVFGGVESLVGTFLSAFSIGQLQSMFELVLSGSMAKAAILLLVIVALYFRPNGLFALKVRR from the coding sequence ATGACTCTCGATACTTTTCTAACCCAGGTCTTCAACGGCCTGTCGCTCTTCACCGTGCTGGCACTGATGGCAATCGGTCTTGCGATCGTGTTCGGCCTGATGGGCGTCATCAACATGGCGCACGGCGAGCTGATGGCGCTCGGTGCGTACATGACCTATCTGACTTCGATCGTGTTCGCCCGCTATCTGCCTTCGCTGATGGGCGCTTATTTTCTGGTCGGGATCGTGGTGGCGTTCGTGGTGACGGGCGCGGTCGGCTTTGTGCTGGAACGCGCGATGATCCGCTTTCTCTACCACCGGCCGCTCGACACCATGCTGGCCACCTGGGGCTTGTCGCTGGTACTGCAGCAACTCTACCGGCAGGTATTCGGCCCCATCGATGTGAGCGTGCCCACCGTGACGTGGCTGCAGGGCGCATGGAATCCGACACCCGGTATGGCGATTCCGCTCTCGCGCATCTTTATCATCGGTCTCACGCTGGCGGTGGCGCTCGCGGTGTACCTGTTTCTGTTTCGCAGCCGCTGGGGCCTGCGGATCCGCTCCGTGATGCAGAACCGCGCGATGGCAGGCGCCGCCGGCATCAACACCGAACGCGTGGACGCCGTCACCTTCGCGGTGGGCTGCGGCCTCGCTGGCATTGCTGGCAGCGCCCTCACGATGCTCGCCTCGACCGGTCCGGTCACCGGGCAGCAATACATTGTGGACACCTTCATCGTGGTGGTGTTCGGCGGCGTCGAGAGCCTTGTCGGCACCTTCCTCTCGGCGTTCTCGATCGGACAGTTGCAATCGATGTTCGAACTGGTCCTGAGCGGTTCGATGGCGAAAGCGGCCATTCTGCTGCTGGTGATCGTCGCACTGTATTTCCGGCCCAACGGGCTCTTCGCACTCAAGGTTCGCCGCTAA
- the urtA gene encoding urea ABC transporter substrate-binding protein codes for MKNNRRDFLKTAIATAAAGAIPGSLMLASRAASAADPVKVGILHSLTGTVAIAEAHVVDAEKLAIDEINAAGGVLGRPIQPIVEDGASDWPTFAEKAQKLVESDKVAAVFGCYTSASRKAVLPVFERYNGLLYYPTYYEGLEMSKNIMYTGQEATQSVIPAVNWLAKNKGKKFYLIGSDYIWPRTTNRIAHPTIAKAGGTVVGEDYFPLGTVEFSSVINKIKAAKPDVILSTIVGGSNVAFYKQLNSVGITGQNQPIMALAVTEEEAIGIGRDNLTGVLSCMGYFQSVQNPVNAKFVPAFKAKYGADRVIGDTMEAAYTSVYLWKLAAEKAKSFDVEKVVAASSNLGWDAPEGQIHFHVSNHHLWKHARIGAFKPDGQVDILYESPLIEPNPFPKLG; via the coding sequence ATGAAGAACAATAGACGTGACTTTTTGAAGACCGCGATCGCCACTGCCGCTGCCGGCGCCATCCCGGGTTCGCTGATGCTGGCCTCGCGTGCTGCCTCGGCGGCAGACCCGGTGAAGGTCGGCATCCTGCATTCGTTGACGGGGACAGTCGCGATTGCCGAAGCACACGTGGTCGATGCCGAGAAACTCGCGATCGACGAAATCAACGCCGCGGGCGGCGTGCTAGGCCGCCCGATCCAGCCCATCGTCGAAGACGGCGCCAGCGATTGGCCGACCTTCGCCGAGAAGGCTCAAAAGCTGGTGGAAAGCGACAAGGTCGCCGCCGTGTTCGGCTGCTACACATCGGCCTCGCGCAAGGCCGTGTTGCCCGTGTTCGAACGCTATAACGGTCTGCTCTACTATCCGACGTACTACGAAGGACTCGAGATGTCGAAGAACATCATGTACACGGGTCAGGAGGCCACGCAATCGGTGATACCGGCCGTCAACTGGCTCGCCAAAAACAAGGGCAAAAAGTTTTACCTGATCGGTTCGGACTACATCTGGCCGCGCACCACCAACCGTATCGCGCATCCGACCATTGCGAAGGCAGGCGGCACCGTCGTGGGCGAAGACTACTTCCCCCTCGGCACGGTCGAGTTCTCGTCGGTTATCAACAAGATCAAGGCCGCCAAGCCCGACGTGATTCTCTCGACGATCGTCGGCGGCTCGAATGTGGCGTTCTACAAGCAGCTGAACTCGGTCGGCATCACCGGCCAGAACCAGCCGATCATGGCGCTCGCCGTGACCGAAGAAGAAGCCATCGGTATCGGCCGCGACAACCTGACCGGCGTGCTCTCGTGCATGGGCTACTTCCAGAGCGTGCAGAACCCGGTGAACGCGAAGTTCGTCCCGGCGTTCAAGGCGAAGTACGGCGCGGACCGCGTGATCGGCGACACGATGGAAGCCGCCTATACCTCCGTGTACCTGTGGAAGCTCGCGGCGGAAAAGGCCAAAAGCTTCGACGTGGAAAAGGTGGTCGCGGCGTCGTCGAATCTCGGCTGGGATGCACCGGAAGGACAGATCCATTTCCACGTCAGCAATCATCACCTGTGGAAGCACGCACGAATCGGCGCCTTCAAACCCGACGGACAGGTCGACATTCTGTACGAGTCGCCGCTGATCGAGCCGAACCCATTCCCGAAACTGGGCTAA